A single genomic interval of Alistipes provencensis harbors:
- a CDS encoding outer membrane beta-barrel protein — protein sequence MKKILFTVIVALFAVSAVSAQDRGNWALGPRMNIYTNTGDAVVGLGAFGRYSFSDNWRIEPSLMALLHSGCSIDISVDAQYVFHLGEGWSVYPAVGLTANDIGKWAAGLNIGGGFDFEVARNWDLSAGLKWQPMFDDWRKNPVVISIGAAYKF from the coding sequence ATGAAAAAGATTTTATTTACGGTGATCGTCGCGCTGTTCGCAGTATCGGCAGTGTCGGCGCAGGACAGAGGCAATTGGGCGCTGGGCCCCCGCATGAACATCTACACCAACACGGGTGACGCCGTGGTAGGCTTGGGCGCATTCGGCCGCTACAGCTTCTCGGATAACTGGCGGATCGAACCGTCGCTCATGGCACTGCTGCACAGCGGCTGCTCGATCGACATCAGCGTCGATGCCCAGTATGTCTTCCATCTGGGCGAAGGCTGGAGCGTATATCCTGCAGTCGGTCTGACGGCCAACGACATCGGCAAATGGGCCGCAGGTCTGAACATCGGCGGCGGTTTCGACTTCGAGGTAGCCCGCAACTGGGACCTCTCGGCCGGCCTGAAGTGGCAACCCATGTTCGACGACTGGCGCAAGAATCCCGTAGTCATCAGCATCGGCGCAGCCTACAAGTTCTAA
- a CDS encoding TRL-like family protein, which translates to MKKIFTLAFAAMMFVGCVKSPLVGGIYTDVKDGLAVTGNAGSSKVGTAEAKGYLGIVAMGDASIQAAAREAGITRIHHVDYQAKSYVGVYTIYTIIVYGD; encoded by the coding sequence ATGAAAAAAATCTTTACGCTGGCATTCGCGGCCATGATGTTCGTCGGATGCGTCAAGTCTCCGCTCGTGGGAGGCATCTACACCGATGTGAAGGACGGACTGGCCGTGACGGGCAACGCCGGGTCGAGCAAGGTCGGCACCGCCGAGGCCAAAGGTTATCTGGGCATTGTCGCCATGGGGGATGCGAGCATTCAGGCCGCAGCCCGCGAGGCAGGCATCACGCGCATCCATCATGTAGACTATCAGGCCAAGTCCTATGTCGGGGTCTACACGATCTATACGATCATCGTTTACGGTGACTAA
- the def gene encoding peptide deformylase, with amino-acid sequence MIYPIVIYGDEVLRKRCEEITPDYPEVKKLAEDMFLTLEEAEGVGLAAPQIGKNIRLFIVDCTPWGEEDPSCADYKRAFINPEIYAYSEEKKTYNEGCLSFPGIHADVARSLAIRMRYLDTDFVEHDEEFTGLKAWVIQHEYDHIEGVVFTDRIAPLRRQLLKSKLLNLAKGKYRCAYKTK; translated from the coding sequence ATGATATACCCGATCGTTATTTACGGGGATGAGGTGCTTCGCAAACGCTGCGAGGAGATAACGCCCGATTACCCCGAAGTGAAAAAACTGGCCGAGGACATGTTCCTCACGCTCGAAGAGGCCGAAGGCGTCGGTCTGGCCGCTCCCCAGATCGGCAAGAACATCCGCCTGTTCATCGTCGACTGCACGCCGTGGGGCGAAGAAGACCCTTCGTGTGCCGACTACAAGCGCGCCTTCATCAATCCCGAGATTTACGCTTATTCCGAGGAAAAGAAGACCTACAACGAGGGGTGCCTCTCCTTCCCCGGCATCCATGCCGACGTAGCGCGGTCGCTGGCGATCCGCATGCGTTATCTGGACACCGATTTCGTCGAGCACGACGAGGAGTTCACGGGGCTCAAGGCGTGGGTCATCCAGCACGAGTACGACCATATCGAGGGCGTGGTCTTCACCGACCGCATCGCCCCGCTGCGCCGCCAACTGCTCAAGAGTAAATTGTTGAATCTGGCAAAGGGGAAATACCGCTGTGCCTATAAAACAAAATAG
- the ruvX gene encoding Holliday junction resolvase RuvX — MGRILAIDYGTKRTGIAVSDPLRLIAGGLETVPTKELEAWLAKYFARENVSTIVVGKPSRMDGTPSETWRFIEPLAGRLRKAWPDKEVVFHDERFTSVMAHRTMLESGIGRMARRDKALVDKISATIILQSYMESISCR; from the coding sequence TTGGGCCGCATCCTTGCCATAGACTACGGGACCAAGCGCACGGGAATTGCCGTGAGCGATCCCCTGCGCCTGATCGCCGGAGGACTGGAGACGGTTCCGACGAAGGAACTGGAGGCGTGGCTGGCGAAATATTTCGCCCGGGAGAACGTTAGTACGATAGTTGTGGGGAAGCCCTCGCGGATGGACGGCACGCCGTCGGAGACATGGCGGTTCATCGAACCGCTGGCCGGCCGGCTGCGGAAAGCTTGGCCGGACAAGGAGGTGGTTTTCCACGACGAACGTTTTACCTCGGTGATGGCCCACCGCACGATGCTCGAAAGCGGCATCGGCAGGATGGCCCGCCGCGACAAGGCGTTGGTGGATAAGATTTCTGCGACGATTATCCTCCAATCGTATATGGAAAGTATTTCCTGCCGATAA
- a CDS encoding glycine--tRNA ligase yields the protein MTQEELFKKLVAHCKEYGFVFPSSEIYDGLGAVYDYGQNGVELKNNIKRYWWDSMVKLHENIVGIDAAIFMHPKTWEASGHVSAFNDPLIDNKDSKKRYRADVLVEEWLAKQDEKIAKEVEKARKRFGADFDEAKYRETSPRVVELQAKRDEVHKRFADALNANDLGELRQIIVDCEIACPISGTRNWTEVRQFNLMFSTQMGSTAEGANTIYLRPETAQGIFVNFLNVQKTGRMKIPFGIAQIGKAFRNEIVARQFIFRMREFEQMEMQFFVRPGTEMGWWNEWKNTRMAWHRALGFGDDNYRFHDHDKLAHYANAATDIEYNFPFGFKEVEGIHSRTDFDLGSHQKFSGKKIQYFDPETGESYVPYVVETSIGVDRMFLQVMSAAYTEETLEGGDSRVVLKFPPALAPIKVAVLPLVKKDGMPEVAQKIVDLLKYNYNVVYDEKDSVGKRYRRQDAIGTPFCVTVDGQTLEDGTVTVRHRDTMEQERVLIESLPSLVDEECSYRKLFKTLNL from the coding sequence ATGACTCAGGAAGAACTTTTCAAGAAACTGGTCGCCCATTGCAAGGAGTACGGATTCGTATTCCCTTCGAGCGAGATATACGACGGGCTCGGTGCCGTATACGATTACGGACAGAACGGCGTGGAACTGAAGAACAACATCAAGCGCTATTGGTGGGATTCGATGGTCAAACTGCACGAGAACATCGTCGGCATCGACGCCGCGATCTTCATGCACCCCAAGACTTGGGAGGCTTCGGGACACGTCTCGGCCTTCAACGACCCGCTGATCGACAATAAGGATTCGAAGAAACGCTACCGCGCCGACGTGCTGGTCGAGGAGTGGCTGGCCAAGCAGGATGAAAAGATCGCGAAAGAGGTCGAGAAGGCCCGCAAGCGCTTCGGCGCCGATTTCGACGAGGCCAAATACCGCGAAACCTCCCCGCGTGTCGTGGAGTTGCAGGCCAAGCGCGACGAGGTGCACAAGCGTTTCGCCGATGCGCTGAACGCCAACGACCTCGGGGAGCTGCGCCAGATCATCGTCGATTGCGAGATCGCCTGCCCGATCTCGGGCACGCGCAACTGGACCGAGGTGCGGCAGTTCAACCTGATGTTTTCCACACAAATGGGGTCTACGGCCGAGGGCGCGAATACCATTTACCTGCGTCCCGAGACGGCGCAGGGTATCTTCGTCAACTTCCTGAACGTGCAGAAGACCGGCCGCATGAAGATTCCGTTCGGTATCGCGCAGATCGGCAAGGCTTTCCGCAACGAGATCGTGGCCCGTCAGTTCATCTTCCGCATGCGCGAGTTCGAGCAGATGGAGATGCAGTTCTTCGTGCGCCCCGGGACCGAAATGGGGTGGTGGAACGAGTGGAAGAACACCCGCATGGCATGGCACCGTGCGCTGGGCTTCGGCGACGACAACTACCGTTTCCACGACCACGACAAGCTGGCCCACTACGCAAACGCAGCAACGGACATCGAATACAACTTCCCGTTCGGCTTCAAGGAGGTCGAGGGCATCCACTCGCGGACGGATTTCGACTTGGGCAGCCACCAGAAATTCTCCGGCAAGAAGATCCAGTATTTCGACCCCGAGACGGGCGAAAGCTATGTTCCCTATGTGGTCGAGACCTCGATCGGCGTCGACCGCATGTTCCTGCAGGTGATGTCGGCGGCCTACACCGAGGAGACTTTGGAGGGCGGCGATTCGCGCGTCGTGCTGAAATTCCCGCCCGCATTGGCTCCGATCAAGGTGGCCGTGCTGCCGCTGGTCAAGAAGGACGGCATGCCCGAGGTGGCGCAGAAGATCGTCGACCTGCTGAAATACAATTACAACGTCGTTTACGACGAGAAGGACTCCGTCGGCAAGCGTTACCGCCGTCAGGACGCCATCGGTACGCCGTTCTGCGTGACGGTCGACGGCCAGACGCTGGAGGACGGCACGGTGACGGTCCGCCACCGCGATACGATGGAGCAGGAGCGCGTGCTGATCGAGTCGCTGCCGTCGCTCGTCGACGAGGAGTGCTCCTACCGCAAACTGTTCAAGACGCTGAACCTCTGA